Proteins from one Corynebacterium epidermidicanis genomic window:
- a CDS encoding nickel-dependent hydrogenase large subunit, translating into MHKLDYGPGAPTMAKITLNLDQLVEPFEARVVVRKNASGEIIDAHFDLSGLPRLDPVLVGKPVAEVPDIVKRLCGLCPVAHHLAGIRALDSYYGIAEIPETAQLVRALLLHGAIIEQVAWKFVDIDRDTAIATRRYGKAVLAMAGCPGHFPDVAIPGGVRNAAEMAELDDVAKRVAALPVQTHTEDDFAGLDVAVCTRDGNLNPLGDFIRAGEKIVPAQEFYDHVIETRPGDPAPRPTFDGQKFRVGPVAQARLLGESTSPLAAQKALLQRSLTAVAEILTQQAVHGGLLHAEKQSPRTGGVGVVDGPRGLLIHRYDSDGEGNLVSCNILTPTAQNEWWLSDMLASSLAAERIEAAIRAADPCLPISSAPAGAVNVKVEEA; encoded by the coding sequence ATGCACAAACTCGATTATGGACCCGGAGCACCAACGATGGCGAAAATCACCCTCAACCTAGACCAATTGGTGGAACCTTTCGAAGCCAGGGTGGTGGTGCGCAAGAACGCTTCCGGGGAGATCATCGACGCCCACTTTGACCTTTCAGGGCTGCCCAGGCTCGATCCAGTTCTCGTGGGCAAACCGGTGGCTGAGGTGCCGGACATCGTCAAACGGCTCTGTGGCCTTTGCCCGGTGGCCCATCACCTGGCGGGCATACGAGCGCTTGACTCCTACTATGGCATCGCCGAGATTCCCGAAACAGCCCAATTAGTGCGGGCCCTGCTGTTACATGGCGCGATCATCGAGCAAGTCGCTTGGAAGTTTGTGGATATCGATAGGGATACCGCCATCGCTACGCGTCGATACGGCAAGGCTGTATTAGCGATGGCCGGCTGCCCAGGGCACTTCCCCGATGTCGCCATCCCCGGCGGGGTTCGCAATGCGGCTGAGATGGCAGAGCTCGACGATGTCGCTAAGCGGGTGGCAGCATTGCCGGTACAGACCCACACCGAGGACGACTTCGCCGGGCTAGACGTGGCCGTCTGCACTAGAGACGGAAACCTCAACCCATTGGGGGACTTCATTCGTGCCGGGGAAAAGATCGTCCCTGCACAGGAGTTTTATGACCACGTTATCGAGACCCGCCCCGGTGATCCCGCACCGCGCCCGACTTTCGACGGCCAAAAGTTCCGGGTCGGCCCCGTGGCACAGGCCCGCCTGTTGGGTGAATCGACCTCGCCGTTGGCCGCGCAAAAGGCGCTTTTGCAGCGCAGCCTCACAGCAGTAGCGGAGATCCTCACCCAACAGGCTGTTCATGGGGGACTATTGCATGCTGAGAAGCAATCGCCACGCACCGGTGGGGTAGGCGTGGTGGACGGGCCACGAGGCTTGCTCATCCACCGCTACGACAGCGATGGGGAAGGCAACCTGGTCAGCTGCAACATCCTCACGCCCACTGCCCAAAATGAGTGGTGGCTTTCAGACATGCTGGCGAGTTCCCTAGCCGCAGAGCGGATTGAAGCTGCCATCCGTGCCGCCGACCCCTGCTTGCCGATTAGTTCAGCACCAGCAGGAGCAGTCAATGTGAAAGTGGAGGAAGCCTAA
- a CDS encoding HypC/HybG/HupF family hydrogenase formation chaperone, with product MCIGIPARITDIVPGFLPIATVDVAGQIRQCSLAYVPDATLGDYVLIQNGYAMDVLSEADARQSLEVIAEHNIISEGLSRPGQ from the coding sequence ATGTGCATTGGAATTCCCGCGCGGATCACCGACATCGTGCCCGGATTTTTGCCCATCGCCACCGTTGATGTGGCGGGACAGATCCGTCAGTGCAGCCTCGCCTACGTTCCCGACGCCACACTGGGGGACTATGTGCTGATCCAGAACGGGTACGCGATGGATGTGCTCAGCGAAGCAGACGCTCGGCAATCACTCGAAGTCATTGCCGAGCACAACATTATTTCCGAGGGGCTTTCCAGGCCAGGACAGTAG
- a CDS encoding carbohydrate ABC transporter permease — translation MKAFRNYLGVVLILIWGLAPFYWMLVTAFRDKSHTFDTTPWPTHVTLENFREALATDKGNDFLGAIGNSLLVGAVTTILAVTVGVFTAYALARLEFPGKGIVTGIILAASMFPGIALVTPLFQLFGDLEWIGTYRALIIPNISFALPLTIYTLVSFFRQLPWELEEAALIDGATRGQAFRLVLLPLAAPALFTTAILAFIATWNEFMLAQQLSTNATEPVTVAIARFSGPNSFEYPYASVMAAGALVTVPLVIMVLIFQRRIVAGLTAGGVKA, via the coding sequence GTGAAGGCTTTCCGTAACTACCTGGGCGTAGTGCTCATTTTGATTTGGGGTCTGGCCCCGTTTTATTGGATGCTCGTCACCGCCTTTCGCGATAAGTCGCATACCTTTGACACCACGCCGTGGCCAACACATGTAACCCTCGAAAATTTCCGAGAGGCGCTTGCTACCGACAAAGGCAATGATTTCCTGGGGGCTATTGGCAATTCTCTACTCGTAGGCGCGGTGACTACCATCCTGGCAGTGACCGTGGGCGTGTTTACAGCCTATGCGCTCGCGCGCCTCGAATTCCCCGGCAAAGGGATCGTCACCGGCATCATCCTCGCCGCATCGATGTTCCCTGGTATTGCGCTGGTCACGCCACTGTTCCAGCTCTTTGGTGACCTCGAGTGGATCGGCACCTACCGAGCGTTGATCATCCCAAATATCTCCTTCGCACTCCCGCTAACCATCTACACCCTGGTGTCGTTCTTCCGGCAGCTACCGTGGGAGCTCGAGGAAGCTGCGCTTATCGACGGCGCCACCCGCGGCCAAGCCTTCCGCCTCGTACTTCTACCGCTGGCCGCCCCGGCGCTGTTTACCACCGCGATCTTGGCGTTTATCGCTACCTGGAACGAATTCATGCTGGCGCAGCAGCTCTCCACCAACGCCACCGAACCTGTGACCGTGGCTATCGCTCGGTTTTCCGGGCCAAACTCCTTCGAGTATCCGTATGCCTCGGTGATGGCCGCTGGCGCGCTCGTGACGGTGCCTTTGGTCATCATGGTGCTGATTTTCCAGCGTCGTATTGTTGCCGGCCTGACCGCCGGCGGCGTGAAGGCTTAA
- a CDS encoding carbohydrate ABC transporter permease — protein sequence MSARKRKTSTSALVLIAPSLAVLAVVIGYPIVRAIWLSFQSDKHLDPATGVFVEGGFAGVQHYLYWLTQQCGDMTCPPGVIATDFWPSLRITIFFALVTVAVETVLGMWMATVMNRDFKGRGLLRAAVLVPWAIPTAVTAKLWQFIFADHGIINSLLGTNIGWTTDPWAARTAVIIADVWKTTPFMALLILAGLQMIPQDVYEAARVDGASKWQIFTKITLPLVKPALMVAILFRTLDALRMYDLPVILISSSSNSPTATISQLVVEDMRQGHFNSASALSTLVFLLIFFVAFVMIRFLGADISGRGKK from the coding sequence TTGAGTGCGAGGAAGAGGAAGACGTCGACAAGCGCGCTGGTGCTTATTGCACCTTCGCTTGCGGTATTAGCGGTGGTCATCGGCTACCCGATCGTTCGGGCTATCTGGTTGTCGTTTCAATCGGATAAACACTTAGATCCCGCCACCGGCGTGTTCGTTGAGGGTGGCTTCGCCGGAGTGCAGCACTACCTGTACTGGTTGACTCAGCAATGTGGGGACATGACCTGCCCGCCCGGGGTCATCGCCACCGATTTTTGGCCCTCACTGCGGATTACCATCTTCTTCGCCTTGGTCACCGTGGCGGTTGAAACGGTTCTTGGCATGTGGATGGCCACGGTGATGAACCGCGACTTCAAAGGACGTGGCCTACTGCGTGCCGCAGTCCTCGTGCCGTGGGCGATTCCCACAGCTGTCACAGCGAAGCTCTGGCAGTTCATTTTCGCCGACCATGGCATCATTAACTCGCTTTTGGGCACGAACATCGGATGGACCACCGACCCATGGGCTGCCCGCACTGCCGTGATCATCGCCGACGTCTGGAAGACCACCCCATTCATGGCACTGCTCATCCTCGCGGGCCTGCAGATGATCCCCCAGGATGTCTACGAAGCCGCGCGCGTCGACGGCGCGTCGAAGTGGCAGATCTTCACCAAAATCACCCTTCCGCTGGTCAAACCAGCACTGATGGTTGCGATACTGTTCCGCACCCTTGATGCCTTGCGTATGTACGACCTGCCGGTGATCTTGATCAGCTCCTCTTCCAACTCTCCCACCGCCACCATTTCTCAACTGGTGGTCGAAGACATGCGCCAAGGGCACTTCAATTCGGCCTCCGCGCTATCCACCTTGGTATTCTTGCTGATTTTCTTCGTCGCTTTTGTGATGATTCGCTTCCTCGGCGCTGACATTTCTGGAAGGGGAAAAAAGTGA
- the cybH gene encoding Ni/Fe-hydrogenase, b-type cytochrome subunit codes for MTSTIAPADIRVAQVYSVGKYTPDEVLAFAGAVPKMATDPVDKALRKHSAYEVDQFNPATPERKYSLAELPQGHVKQLVMRGDANAVLADAGLPKADKRKFTDAYEAARILGHRIMAVAVADVDHIGQKSGYFMAGFVALGIDRPGAHHGPGAPGNEWVRVELWTRSLRFQHWANVALIILMSLTGYYIMDPFFGGQPGVPGDTGYLMGYIRFAHFLAGFAWIAMGVWRLSLWLFSSQRQLRWRALWPLDSQRDIRGLWDTVLYYLFLKKDHAPYLAHNPLQQFAYTAIYALCIIQLLTGLALFGLYDQSSWIWVVLSYPVHWIGVPYTRLIHAALMFILWAFVVIHVYLAVRADTQETHGGVSAMINGGVWVKRDSQPLDAHRIGTRGLRL; via the coding sequence ATGACGTCGACAATCGCCCCGGCCGACATTAGGGTCGCACAGGTCTATTCAGTGGGGAAATACACCCCGGATGAAGTACTGGCGTTTGCTGGCGCAGTGCCGAAGATGGCAACAGACCCCGTCGATAAGGCCCTGCGGAAGCATTCCGCCTACGAGGTGGATCAGTTCAACCCGGCGACTCCAGAGCGGAAGTACTCGCTCGCCGAGCTGCCACAAGGCCACGTCAAACAATTGGTGATGCGTGGCGATGCCAACGCCGTGCTAGCTGACGCGGGCCTGCCGAAGGCCGACAAGCGGAAGTTTACGGACGCGTACGAAGCAGCCCGCATCCTTGGCCATCGCATTATGGCTGTTGCCGTGGCGGACGTGGACCACATTGGGCAGAAGTCGGGATACTTTATGGCCGGTTTCGTGGCGCTCGGTATCGATCGTCCCGGGGCGCACCATGGTCCCGGAGCTCCCGGAAATGAGTGGGTGCGTGTAGAGCTGTGGACGCGCTCGCTACGCTTCCAGCACTGGGCAAACGTCGCCCTCATCATCTTGATGAGCCTGACGGGCTACTACATCATGGACCCATTCTTCGGTGGACAACCAGGCGTGCCCGGCGACACCGGATACCTCATGGGTTACATCCGGTTTGCGCACTTCCTGGCCGGTTTCGCGTGGATCGCGATGGGCGTGTGGCGGCTCAGCCTCTGGCTATTTTCTAGCCAGCGACAGCTGCGCTGGCGGGCACTATGGCCGTTGGATTCGCAACGCGACATACGTGGCCTGTGGGACACCGTCTTGTACTACCTGTTCCTCAAGAAGGATCACGCACCATATCTCGCGCACAACCCATTGCAGCAGTTCGCGTACACAGCGATCTATGCCCTGTGCATCATCCAGCTGCTCACGGGCCTGGCGCTGTTCGGACTGTATGACCAAAGCTCCTGGATCTGGGTCGTGCTGAGCTACCCGGTGCACTGGATTGGCGTGCCATATACCCGATTGATCCACGCGGCACTGATGTTCATCTTGTGGGCGTTTGTAGTGATCCACGTCTATCTGGCCGTGCGTGCCGACACTCAGGAAACCCACGGTGGCGTCTCCGCCATGATCAACGGCGGGGTCTGGGTCAAACGCGACTCACAGCCTCTCGACGCACACCGCATCGGCACCCGGGGACTGCGACTGTGA
- a CDS encoding nickel-dependent hydrogenase large subunit, whose amino-acid sequence MATERVVIDPLTRIEGHLRIELEREGDKITKAWSETTQFRGIETIVKGRDPRDVWAFVGRICGVCTGVHSVASVTAVENAIGAHVPKQGQLIRQLVLASHGIHDHVVHFYHLHALDWVNVVSAAEADPAKAVEFAKSIGSTWKLNSEAQFAKVKKTLQDVLASGQLSIFTGGYWDHPDYRLPPEANLMAVSHYLDALAFQRSIIRISTVFGGKNPHPNFLVGGMACSIDPNKSETVNQVVLDQVGDWTREIHEFVNECYYPDVRALMSVYKDYFDIGASSPNMMAVGMQGTTYGGSLKGRPVSTPNADVKPGVLLDGDFRTVHPIDENKIKEFISSAWYQYEDGDAAGLHPAEGETEVNYTGPKPPYKWLADQDKYTWSKAPRYDGRPMQMGPHARVLLAYAQGEPTTVRILDEAMLKIGFPLEKMNSTAGRTLGRAIEAVTNAEAMLNRVLPEFIEGIVAGDYDVFDGTKWEPSSWPKDEVSGYAFVEVARGCLSHWVSIKDEKVSRYQAVVPTTWLAGGRDPQGNLGPYEHSLSGDGKHPLVDPEQPLEPLRTIHSFDPCMSCAVHVLDPDGKPLFQVMTQ is encoded by the coding sequence ATGGCTACCGAACGTGTTGTCATCGACCCACTCACCCGCATCGAAGGGCATCTGCGGATTGAACTCGAGCGCGAGGGCGACAAGATTACCAAGGCGTGGAGTGAAACGACCCAATTCCGCGGCATCGAAACCATCGTGAAGGGGCGCGATCCGCGCGATGTCTGGGCATTCGTCGGCAGAATCTGTGGTGTATGCACCGGTGTGCACTCGGTGGCCTCGGTTACGGCCGTCGAAAATGCCATTGGCGCCCATGTGCCCAAGCAGGGCCAGCTCATTAGGCAGTTGGTTCTGGCATCGCATGGAATTCATGACCACGTGGTGCATTTTTACCATCTGCACGCTTTGGACTGGGTCAATGTGGTGTCAGCTGCTGAAGCAGATCCGGCGAAGGCTGTCGAGTTTGCGAAGTCGATCGGTTCGACGTGGAAGCTGAACTCGGAGGCGCAGTTCGCCAAGGTTAAGAAGACCTTGCAGGACGTCCTCGCTTCCGGGCAACTGTCTATCTTCACTGGTGGCTACTGGGATCACCCTGACTACCGACTCCCGCCAGAAGCGAATTTGATGGCAGTTTCGCACTACCTCGATGCGCTGGCGTTCCAGCGCTCCATCATCCGCATCTCCACCGTTTTCGGTGGCAAGAACCCGCACCCGAACTTCCTGGTGGGCGGTATGGCATGTTCCATCGACCCGAACAAGTCCGAAACCGTCAACCAAGTGGTGCTGGATCAGGTGGGGGATTGGACGCGCGAAATCCACGAGTTCGTCAACGAATGCTACTACCCGGACGTGCGTGCGTTGATGAGCGTCTACAAAGACTATTTCGATATCGGCGCTTCCTCGCCCAACATGATGGCGGTGGGCATGCAGGGCACCACCTACGGAGGCTCCCTCAAAGGCCGCCCGGTATCCACGCCGAATGCGGACGTCAAGCCCGGCGTGCTTCTCGACGGCGACTTCCGAACCGTACATCCGATCGACGAAAACAAGATCAAAGAGTTCATCTCCTCCGCCTGGTATCAGTATGAAGACGGCGACGCCGCTGGTCTGCACCCGGCCGAGGGGGAAACGGAAGTCAACTACACCGGCCCGAAGCCACCATATAAGTGGCTTGCTGACCAGGATAAATACACCTGGTCCAAGGCGCCTCGCTATGACGGCCGACCCATGCAGATGGGCCCACACGCCCGAGTGCTCTTAGCGTACGCGCAGGGCGAACCAACAACGGTGCGGATCCTGGATGAAGCAATGCTCAAAATCGGCTTCCCTCTGGAGAAGATGAACTCCACCGCTGGGCGGACCCTCGGGCGCGCCATCGAAGCCGTCACCAACGCGGAAGCGATGCTCAACCGGGTGCTTCCCGAATTCATCGAAGGCATCGTCGCAGGCGACTATGACGTGTTCGACGGCACCAAGTGGGAACCCAGCTCGTGGCCGAAGGACGAAGTTTCTGGCTATGCCTTCGTCGAGGTGGCGCGTGGCTGCCTGTCTCACTGGGTGTCTATCAAGGACGAAAAAGTCAGTCGCTACCAGGCGGTTGTGCCTACCACGTGGCTGGCCGGTGGCCGGGACCCGCAAGGAAACCTGGGGCCCTATGAGCATTCGCTGTCCGGGGATGGCAAGCATCCACTGGTAGACCCGGAGCAGCCACTCGAGCCATTGCGTACCATCCACTCCTTTGACCCATGCATGTCCTGCGCGGTGCATGTGCTTGACCCGGACGGGAAACCACTGTTTCAGGTGATGACACAATGA
- a CDS encoding LCP family protein, whose translation MTDKRRQARKLQAAPLLNTTVTQAGSTPARVVLALLSALVLIISGAGYASVGRLGNDVASAGGLSLGGGSKGTKDAKDGATDILLVGSDSRSDAQGNPLSPEEIGMLRAGDEENDNTDTIMVIRIPNDGSSATAISIPRDTYIHDDTMGNMKINGVYRAYKDARRTELSQGGLTNTQKLDQQATEAGRKALLDAVAKLTGITVDHYAEIGLLGFVLFTNAVGGVEVCLNEDTQDEYSGANFKKGRQTLEGPDALSFVRQRHGLPRGDLDRIVRQQAFMASLVNRVLATGTLTNPAKLNSLANAVRRSVVIDQDWDVMGFATQLQNLAGGNVKFDTIPVTSIDGTGDYGESVVTVDPVQVRAFFDTLLGSKSTASASPTVSAGTSASPSNVAGVSLHILNATPTTGFGASVAAPLKDAGYRVAEVGNAPQGLYSQSQVVAADPNNPKAIELATKLGGVPVTASQSLDSDSLVVVVAEDYAGPRSTEPQATQAPEAKVVGQPGGDFGQQIDVSPKLDAGGDGPRCVN comes from the coding sequence ATGACTGATAAGCGTCGACAAGCCCGCAAACTGCAGGCAGCCCCGCTCTTGAACACTACGGTTACTCAAGCTGGATCTACGCCGGCCCGGGTCGTCCTCGCACTGCTGTCTGCGCTCGTCCTGATTATTTCCGGCGCAGGCTACGCCTCGGTTGGACGATTGGGTAACGATGTCGCATCTGCCGGCGGGCTGTCATTGGGCGGAGGAAGCAAAGGCACCAAAGATGCCAAAGATGGCGCCACCGACATATTGCTAGTGGGTTCGGATTCGCGTTCCGATGCACAGGGCAACCCCCTCTCTCCAGAAGAAATCGGAATGCTTCGTGCCGGTGACGAAGAAAACGACAATACCGACACCATTATGGTGATCCGCATCCCCAATGACGGTTCCTCAGCTACCGCCATTTCCATCCCGCGAGACACTTACATCCACGACGACACCATGGGTAACATGAAGATCAACGGTGTCTACCGCGCGTACAAGGATGCCCGTCGAACTGAGCTTTCTCAGGGTGGGCTGACCAACACCCAGAAATTGGATCAGCAGGCTACCGAGGCCGGGCGAAAGGCTCTGCTTGATGCGGTCGCCAAACTCACGGGGATCACCGTTGACCACTACGCCGAAATCGGTTTGCTGGGATTTGTGCTATTTACCAATGCAGTTGGTGGCGTGGAAGTCTGTCTCAACGAAGACACCCAGGATGAATACTCCGGGGCGAACTTCAAGAAGGGTCGACAAACGCTCGAGGGCCCCGATGCACTTTCCTTCGTGCGCCAACGTCACGGGCTGCCACGCGGAGACCTGGACCGCATCGTGCGACAGCAGGCCTTTATGGCTTCGCTAGTCAATAGAGTCCTGGCAACCGGTACGCTCACGAATCCTGCGAAGCTCAACAGCTTGGCCAATGCAGTGCGACGATCCGTGGTGATCGACCAGGATTGGGACGTCATGGGTTTCGCTACCCAATTGCAAAACCTGGCTGGTGGCAACGTCAAGTTCGACACCATCCCGGTGACCTCGATCGATGGCACAGGAGATTACGGCGAATCGGTTGTCACCGTGGACCCGGTCCAAGTTCGAGCATTCTTTGACACTTTGCTGGGGTCGAAATCCACGGCATCGGCTAGCCCAACGGTGTCAGCCGGAACGTCGGCCTCGCCGAGCAACGTTGCTGGTGTCAGCCTGCACATCCTCAACGCGACTCCCACCACCGGTTTCGGCGCTTCCGTGGCCGCACCACTCAAGGACGCAGGTTACCGCGTCGCGGAAGTTGGTAATGCGCCACAGGGATTGTATTCCCAGTCCCAAGTGGTGGCCGCTGACCCGAACAACCCTAAGGCTATTGAACTCGCCACGAAGTTGGGTGGCGTGCCGGTGACCGCCTCACAGTCTTTGGATAGCGATTCGCTGGTCGTCGTGGTGGCGGAGGACTACGCCGGCCCACGCTCCACTGAGCCCCAAGCCACCCAAGCTCCCGAAGCTAAGGTAGTGGGGCAGCCCGGCGGGGACTTCGGCCAGCAAATCGACGTCTCCCCCAAGCTCGATGCCGGTGGCGACGGCCCGCGCTGTGTGAACTAG
- a CDS encoding ABC transporter substrate-binding protein — translation MNFARRSVGVLAATGLIAAALTGCSSDSGKSESKTDSASNSARGNITFAMGKNDTDKVKPIIEKWNAAHPNEKVELKELAGEADAQRDTLVQSLQAKKSDYDVMALDVIWTADFAAHQWLAPLEGDLKVDTSKLLKSTVESATYNGKLYAVPQNTNGQLLYRNTELATQAPQKFDDIKASCAQLSGQDCLTLQLKQYEGLTVNTVGFMEGWGGKVVDTDGKTPKVDSEQSKAGLQALVDAYKDGTIAKSSISATEEETNLAFTEGKTAYAINWPYMYSNAEKGALKGKFEVQPLVGKDGVGVSTLGGYNNGININSKHKATARDFIEFIISEENQKSFADNSFPPVLASIYDDQQLVEKYPYLPALKKSLEAASPRPVSPFYPAISKAVQDNSYAALTAGKSVDDATRDMKAAIQNAAK, via the coding sequence ATGAATTTTGCACGTCGCTCAGTAGGCGTCCTGGCAGCCACCGGCCTGATCGCTGCTGCCCTCACTGGCTGCTCATCCGATTCTGGAAAATCCGAAAGCAAGACTGACTCGGCCAGCAACTCCGCTCGTGGCAACATCACTTTTGCCATGGGCAAGAATGATACGGACAAAGTTAAGCCGATCATCGAGAAGTGGAACGCCGCGCATCCCAACGAAAAGGTCGAGCTAAAAGAACTCGCCGGCGAGGCTGACGCGCAGCGCGACACCCTTGTTCAGTCGCTCCAGGCCAAGAAGTCCGACTACGATGTGATGGCTCTCGATGTCATCTGGACCGCCGACTTCGCAGCTCACCAGTGGCTAGCTCCACTGGAAGGCGACCTCAAGGTTGACACCTCCAAGCTGCTCAAATCCACCGTCGAATCTGCAACGTACAACGGCAAGCTCTACGCGGTGCCACAAAACACCAATGGCCAGCTGCTGTACCGTAATACCGAGCTCGCAACACAGGCCCCACAAAAATTCGATGACATCAAAGCCTCATGCGCCCAGCTCTCCGGCCAAGACTGCCTCACCCTGCAGCTCAAGCAGTACGAGGGCTTGACGGTGAACACTGTTGGCTTCATGGAAGGCTGGGGTGGCAAGGTTGTTGACACCGACGGGAAGACGCCAAAGGTTGATTCCGAGCAATCTAAGGCCGGTCTGCAGGCGCTGGTAGATGCCTACAAGGACGGCACGATTGCCAAGTCCTCCATCTCCGCAACTGAGGAAGAAACCAACCTGGCCTTCACTGAAGGCAAGACGGCCTATGCAATCAACTGGCCATACATGTATTCCAATGCTGAAAAGGGTGCGCTGAAGGGCAAGTTCGAGGTGCAGCCACTCGTCGGTAAGGACGGTGTCGGCGTGTCCACCCTGGGTGGCTACAACAACGGCATCAACATCAACTCCAAGCACAAGGCCACGGCCCGCGACTTCATCGAATTCATCATTAGCGAGGAGAACCAAAAGTCTTTCGCTGATAACTCCTTCCCACCAGTGCTGGCATCCATCTACGATGACCAGCAATTGGTGGAGAAATACCCTTACCTGCCAGCTTTGAAGAAGTCACTTGAGGCTGCATCCCCACGCCCAGTTTCGCCGTTCTACCCAGCCATCTCTAAGGCGGTTCAGGACAACTCCTACGCAGCTCTGACTGCGGGCAAGAGCGTTGACGACGCCACGCGCGACATGAAGGCTGCTATCCAAAACGCCGCCAAGTAA
- a CDS encoding hydrogenase maturation protease, with protein sequence MGDDAVGLELLARVHKEFGAAEGIKFVDGGTAGLENLTVVQDAEGLLLLDALAGPGAPGSVVTLEGDQIPRLLQSKLSPHQVGLLDLLSAARLLGTEPARVGVVGVVVADTQLHVGMTEVVTNALPAATAAAVTLIQSWVSTST encoded by the coding sequence ATGGGCGACGATGCCGTCGGCTTGGAACTACTAGCCCGGGTACACAAAGAGTTCGGGGCCGCCGAAGGCATTAAATTTGTCGACGGTGGCACCGCCGGACTCGAAAACCTCACCGTGGTTCAGGACGCCGAAGGCCTGTTGCTTCTCGACGCCCTAGCGGGTCCCGGAGCACCCGGTTCCGTGGTGACACTCGAAGGAGACCAAATCCCGAGGCTGTTGCAATCGAAACTATCGCCCCACCAAGTGGGGTTGTTGGATTTGCTTTCCGCGGCACGCTTACTCGGCACGGAACCTGCCCGAGTCGGGGTTGTGGGCGTTGTGGTCGCAGACACGCAGCTTCACGTTGGTATGACAGAGGTAGTCACTAATGCGCTGCCCGCGGCCACCGCTGCAGCTGTTACGCTTATTCAGTCTTGGGTGTCCACGTCCACATAA
- a CDS encoding TIGR03089 family protein produces the protein MELLRHLLNEDPSRPRLTFYNESTGSRLDFSATTLDNWAAKVANMLEQEFDLQAGADIGVSLPTSWQSVAIILGALAARMNIHVDSTAVDILFCGVDAIAEDAPADTVVVTDDPFGRGVAELGLELPAGSVDFGPTVRFYGDQYIGDSPALPEVIPPAETAARVLSTSISTWPKLVSSVLSPLAAGGSAVVVVGMSDVNRLSHIADVEKVDVIL, from the coding sequence ATGGAACTGCTGCGCCATCTCCTTAACGAAGACCCCTCCCGACCCCGGTTGACGTTTTACAACGAAAGCACTGGGTCCCGGTTGGACTTTTCAGCTACAACCCTCGACAACTGGGCCGCGAAAGTCGCCAACATGCTTGAGCAGGAGTTTGACCTGCAGGCCGGTGCCGACATCGGCGTAAGCTTGCCGACGTCCTGGCAGTCAGTAGCCATCATCTTGGGAGCACTCGCCGCCCGAATGAACATCCATGTGGATTCCACCGCAGTTGACATCCTATTTTGCGGCGTAGACGCAATTGCCGAGGACGCCCCGGCAGATACTGTAGTGGTCACGGACGATCCCTTCGGACGCGGAGTAGCCGAGCTCGGCCTTGAACTTCCCGCTGGATCCGTAGATTTCGGACCAACGGTCCGCTTCTATGGCGACCAATACATCGGCGACTCTCCTGCCCTCCCCGAGGTTATCCCCCCGGCAGAAACCGCAGCCCGAGTACTGTCGACGTCCATCTCGACCTGGCCCAAACTCGTTTCCTCCGTACTCAGCCCGCTCGCTGCCGGTGGCTCCGCAGTCGTCGTCGTGGGAATGAGCGACGTCAACCGGCTGAGTCACATCGCGGACGTTGAAAAAGTCGACGTTATCCTCTAG
- a CDS encoding hydrogenase maturation nickel metallochaperone HypA/HybF has translation MHELGMLTSVVSTVVAAAAGRKIKEVGLRVGARSGVVAEALEASWPIARAETACQEANLVITEVPAAVWCPSCEQEQPIDEFFALTCPVCDTPTADLRHGKEFEIAYVDVDTQD, from the coding sequence GTGCATGAGTTAGGGATGTTGACCTCTGTAGTTTCCACCGTAGTAGCAGCGGCCGCCGGCAGAAAGATCAAAGAGGTGGGGTTGCGGGTAGGCGCCCGGTCTGGCGTGGTTGCGGAAGCTTTGGAGGCTTCCTGGCCGATCGCTCGGGCAGAGACTGCCTGCCAGGAGGCCAACCTCGTGATCACCGAAGTCCCCGCAGCGGTGTGGTGCCCGTCTTGCGAACAGGAGCAGCCCATCGATGAGTTCTTCGCCTTGACCTGCCCGGTCTGCGACACCCCGACCGCGGACTTGCGCCATGGTAAAGAATTTGAGATTGCTTATGTGGACGTGGACACCCAAGACTGA